A single Filimonas effusa DNA region contains:
- a CDS encoding SusC/RagA family TonB-linked outer membrane protein — translation MKIKLLNFRGSALSILFLMLMLSPLLLHAQEKKNAVTGVVYNSKKEPVGGVSVVARNTKTNFSAGTATDSLGHFVFHNLQLGGSYNFAFSAVGFQPQNLTGYTLKTDASLSLVVELKEDAVTLDEVVVVGYGVKKRSDVTSSIVSIKAEDIRSRPVQNALQALQGKASGVDITSNERPGEMGAVLIRGVRSLAATNDPLYVVDGIPLNFGGMNAINPNDVESIDILKDASATAIYGSRGANGVVLVTTKKGKNGSITLDYLGTLTMEQIYDRAKMMNSGQYIEFRRDAYRRARYLDPTVAAGNTYPDIPTITDDERIFGQNAYAWNNVKKGWANGTWDGSLVPTTDWGDMVTRNALTQDHTISVSGGTQKIKAYASFGYLNQDGTQLGQDFTRYSAKFNIEINPVKWFSMGSSVSATYGIQNYGFASSSPSGAGSLYAAARGMLPYTVPFDSTGKRINLPSGDINILNPIGEDKYNENLRKTLRTLGAFHISFTPFQGFNYRLSFGPDFSNYTNGKWMDAMSINRGGGEQGSTNYAQLNQTSSIAWTLDHLITYNKSIGADHSFGATFLYSSTKVRSENSTMTATKLPWNSQKWYSLSSVSTLDGFSSGLSENSLLSYMGRLNYTYKSKYFFDVYSRWDGASQLAPGNKWDMFPAASFAWRMDKEQFLQHINWLSLLKLRLGVGTVGNAAIGPYSTRGGVQTLYYTWGANVEAGYVSSDPSSASPVTMPNPQLGWERTTQTNLGIEFGILNGRINGTLDLYTSRTKDLLLLRSIPTLTGYPRSYDNIGVTANKGFDLSLTTINIQKKDFNWTSTLNFSATKDRIVELASGKLDDVSNVWFIGKRLNVYYDYEKLGIWQDTKEDQEEMAKYNANISSKSSWFRPGRIKIKDQNGDYKIDANNDRTIVGHKQPNWNGGLINEFNYKNWGLTIFIFSRWGYKIEAGSEALQGRFSQRLLDYWTPTNPTNDYPAPSYANAAGDPYRSSMNYQNGSFIKIRNISLSYRLPSALATKLKMKNGRVYVQAMNPGLIYSGVSWMDPDGGSLNRGVVIGVNAGF, via the coding sequence ATGAAAATTAAGCTACTTAATTTCAGGGGCAGCGCTTTGTCTATACTGTTCCTGATGTTAATGTTATCCCCGCTGCTCCTGCATGCACAGGAGAAAAAGAACGCTGTTACAGGTGTTGTTTATAATTCAAAAAAAGAGCCGGTAGGCGGCGTATCTGTTGTAGCCCGCAATACCAAAACCAATTTTTCGGCAGGTACTGCTACGGATTCACTCGGTCATTTTGTTTTTCATAACCTGCAGTTAGGCGGCTCTTATAATTTTGCCTTTTCAGCTGTTGGTTTCCAGCCTCAGAACCTTACCGGTTATACGCTGAAAACGGATGCTTCCTTATCACTGGTAGTGGAGCTTAAAGAAGATGCGGTAACGCTCGATGAAGTTGTTGTGGTTGGTTATGGTGTTAAAAAGCGTTCCGATGTTACCAGTTCTATCGTGAGCATCAAGGCTGAGGATATTCGTTCGAGGCCGGTACAAAATGCTTTGCAGGCTTTACAGGGTAAAGCTTCGGGTGTTGATATCACCTCTAATGAACGTCCAGGTGAAATGGGCGCAGTACTCATCAGGGGCGTTCGTTCGCTGGCGGCAACCAATGATCCCTTATATGTAGTAGATGGTATTCCCTTAAACTTTGGTGGAATGAATGCCATTAACCCCAATGATGTGGAATCTATCGACATCCTTAAGGATGCCTCCGCCACTGCCATTTATGGTTCCCGTGGTGCCAATGGTGTGGTACTGGTAACTACAAAAAAGGGTAAGAACGGCAGTATTACACTAGATTATCTTGGAACACTTACCATGGAGCAAATTTACGACAGGGCTAAAATGATGAACTCTGGCCAGTACATTGAATTCCGTCGTGATGCTTACCGTCGTGCAAGATATCTTGATCCAACTGTTGCAGCCGGTAATACTTATCCCGATATACCTACAATAACAGATGATGAGCGTATTTTTGGTCAGAATGCCTATGCCTGGAATAATGTAAAAAAAGGATGGGCAAACGGCACCTGGGATGGCAGCCTGGTACCTACTACCGACTGGGGTGATATGGTTACCCGTAATGCCCTGACCCAGGATCATACTATTAGTGTAAGTGGGGGTACTCAGAAGATCAAGGCTTATGCTTCGTTCGGTTACCTGAACCAGGATGGTACACAGCTGGGACAGGACTTTACGCGTTATTCAGCTAAATTCAATATAGAGATCAACCCGGTAAAATGGTTTAGTATGGGTAGTAGTGTTAGTGCTACCTATGGCATACAAAACTACGGTTTCGCGTCTTCAAGTCCGAGCGGGGCAGGTTCCCTGTACGCAGCGGCAAGAGGTATGCTCCCTTATACTGTTCCTTTCGATAGCACCGGCAAGCGTATTAATTTGCCAAGCGGTGATATCAATATCCTCAATCCTATCGGAGAGGATAAGTACAATGAGAATCTTCGTAAAACACTTCGTACGCTGGGGGCTTTCCATATTAGCTTTACGCCGTTTCAGGGCTTTAACTACAGGTTGAGCTTTGGTCCGGATTTTTCGAATTATACCAATGGTAAATGGATGGATGCCATGTCGATCAACAGGGGTGGTGGTGAACAAGGTTCTACGAACTATGCACAACTAAACCAGACGTCGAGCATAGCCTGGACGCTTGATCACCTGATCACCTACAATAAGTCAATTGGAGCCGATCATTCATTCGGCGCTACTTTTTTGTATAGTTCTACCAAGGTGCGTTCCGAAAATTCAACAATGACTGCCACCAAACTTCCCTGGAACAGTCAGAAATGGTATTCACTCAGTTCTGTAAGTACCCTTGATGGCTTTTCTTCAGGATTAAGTGAGAATTCCCTGCTTTCGTATATGGGACGGTTAAACTATACTTACAAGAGCAAGTATTTCTTCGATGTATATTCCCGTTGGGATGGTGCTTCGCAATTGGCGCCTGGAAACAAATGGGATATGTTCCCGGCTGCTTCTTTTGCATGGCGTATGGATAAGGAGCAGTTTCTTCAGCATATCAACTGGTTAAGTTTACTGAAGCTTCGTTTAGGTGTGGGAACAGTGGGTAATGCTGCAATTGGTCCTTACAGCACCCGTGGTGGCGTTCAAACACTATATTATACCTGGGGAGCCAATGTTGAGGCGGGCTATGTGTCTTCAGATCCGTCTTCTGCCAGTCCGGTTACCATGCCTAATCCCCAACTGGGATGGGAGCGTACTACTCAAACAAACCTTGGTATTGAATTCGGTATACTTAATGGCAGGATCAATGGTACATTAGACCTGTATACTTCCAGAACCAAAGATCTGTTGTTGCTGCGTTCTATTCCTACTTTAACGGGTTATCCCAGGTCTTACGATAATATTGGTGTTACTGCCAACAAGGGATTTGATCTTTCTTTAACCACTATCAATATTCAGAAAAAGGATTTTAACTGGACTTCTACCCTTAACTTCTCTGCTACAAAAGACAGGATCGTTGAACTGGCAAGTGGAAAGCTTGATGATGTGAGCAACGTTTGGTTCATTGGTAAAAGGCTTAATGTTTATTACGATTATGAGAAGCTAGGCATCTGGCAGGATACTAAGGAAGACCAGGAGGAAATGGCTAAGTATAATGCCAATATCTCCAGCAAGTCGAGCTGGTTCCGTCCCGGAAGAATTAAAATAAAAGACCAGAATGGCGATTATAAAATTGATGCGAATAACGACCGTACCATTGTAGGTCACAAGCAGCCTAACTGGAATGGCGGTCTTATCAATGAGTTCAATTATAAGAACTGGGGATTAACCATCTTTATTTTCTCTCGTTGGGGGTATAAAATAGAAGCGGGTTCTGAGGCGTTACAGGGACGTTTTTCTCAAAGGTTGCTGGACTATTGGACACCAACCAATCCAACCAACGATTATCCTGCTCCCAGCTATGCGAATGCTGCGGGTGACCCCTACAGGTCTTCTATGAACTATCAGAACGGATCTTTCATCAAGATAAGGAATATATCACTGTCTTACAGGCTGCCTTCAGCTTTGGCTACCAAACTTAAGATGAAAAACGGCCGAGTGTATGTACAGGCAATGAACCCTGGCCTTATTTATTCCGGAGTCAGCTGGATGGATCCGGATGGTGGTTCTTTAAACCGTGGTGTTGTAATTGGCGTGAATGCCGGATTCTAA
- a CDS encoding rhamnogalacturonan lyase: MKKKCLLGIQLLLAILSCDLRAQQQAAILKTVAPEKAVTMQFDKKAAGTPIQMERLNRGLVAVRTGPDSVYLSWRLFGNDVAGMAFNIYRDGVKINNAPVTGATNYIDPTSLNGNYSLRPIINGHEHGEEKPVSVWPQNYLDIPLDKPAGGVTPDGVTYTYTANDCSVGDLDGDGEYEIILKWDPTNAKDNSQRGYTGAVYLDAYKFNGTRLWRINLGPNIRAGAHYTQFMVYDLDGDGKAELACKTADGTVDGAGKVIGDAGADYRNKSGYIISGPEFLTVFNGLTGVAMATVPYLPARGSADAWGDAYGNRVDRFIAAVAYLDGARPSLIMGRGYYTRLVRAAWDWREGKLRLRWIFDSDSTGNDAYRGDGNHQMTVGDVDGDGRQEVINGSSAIDDNGKGLWTNEMGHGDALHMSDMDPERPGLEIWQSYEGPRGNGGVGAALVDARTGNRIFTMPEPKIDVGRALAADIDPRYKGYEMWAAVGNLYTAKGVEIGAAKPSMNFAIWWDGDLLRELLDGTTVYKWDYENSRQVPLLETTGTASNNWTKKTPALSADILGDWREEVIFRTSDNQHLRIYTTTIPTQHRIYTLMHDPQYRVAIAWQNAAYNQPPHPGFYLGMDMGPIPVPNITYAGVQK; encoded by the coding sequence ATGAAAAAGAAATGCCTGTTGGGAATTCAGCTACTACTGGCTATTCTATCCTGCGACCTGCGTGCGCAGCAGCAAGCTGCCATATTAAAAACGGTGGCTCCTGAAAAAGCGGTAACGATGCAGTTTGACAAAAAAGCTGCGGGTACACCTATACAAATGGAGCGGCTTAACAGGGGGCTTGTTGCGGTACGTACCGGGCCTGACAGTGTTTATCTTAGCTGGCGGCTGTTCGGTAATGATGTGGCAGGCATGGCTTTTAATATTTATCGCGATGGCGTTAAGATCAACAATGCGCCTGTAACAGGCGCTACAAATTATATAGATCCTACATCCTTAAACGGCAATTATTCATTGAGGCCCATTATAAACGGACACGAGCATGGAGAAGAAAAGCCCGTGTCCGTGTGGCCTCAAAACTACCTGGATATACCCCTGGACAAACCAGCGGGTGGGGTAACGCCTGACGGGGTTACCTATACCTATACTGCCAATGACTGCAGTGTAGGCGACCTGGATGGCGACGGGGAGTATGAGATCATTCTCAAGTGGGATCCTACGAATGCAAAAGACAATTCGCAAAGGGGGTATACGGGTGCTGTTTACCTTGATGCGTATAAGTTTAACGGAACCAGGCTGTGGCGTATTAACCTGGGGCCGAATATCAGGGCGGGTGCGCATTATACGCAGTTCATGGTGTATGATCTTGACGGCGATGGAAAGGCTGAACTGGCCTGCAAAACGGCAGACGGAACTGTTGATGGTGCGGGAAAAGTTATTGGAGATGCCGGTGCCGATTACAGGAACAAGAGTGGTTATATTATTTCTGGCCCTGAATTCCTGACGGTATTCAATGGGCTTACGGGCGTTGCAATGGCAACTGTTCCTTATCTGCCTGCCAGAGGCAGTGCGGATGCCTGGGGAGATGCCTATGGAAACCGCGTGGACAGGTTTATAGCAGCAGTGGCTTATCTTGATGGCGCCAGGCCCAGCCTTATTATGGGAAGGGGATATTACACCAGGCTTGTGAGAGCTGCCTGGGACTGGCGGGAAGGGAAGCTTAGGCTTCGCTGGATCTTTGACAGTGACAGTACAGGTAATGATGCCTACCGGGGCGATGGTAACCACCAGATGACCGTTGGTGATGTTGATGGAGATGGTAGACAGGAAGTAATAAACGGGTCGAGTGCCATTGATGATAATGGCAAAGGATTATGGACGAATGAAATGGGACATGGTGATGCGTTACATATGAGTGATATGGATCCTGAACGTCCGGGATTGGAGATATGGCAGAGTTATGAAGGGCCCAGGGGGAATGGTGGAGTAGGTGCCGCACTGGTTGACGCCAGAACCGGCAATCGTATTTTCACGATGCCTGAGCCTAAAATAGATGTGGGAAGGGCTTTGGCTGCCGATATCGATCCGCGTTATAAAGGATATGAGATGTGGGCAGCGGTGGGTAATCTTTATACTGCCAAGGGTGTTGAGATAGGTGCTGCCAAACCTTCCATGAATTTTGCTATCTGGTGGGATGGCGATCTGTTGCGGGAATTGCTGGACGGCACTACTGTTTACAAGTGGGATTATGAAAACAGCAGGCAGGTACCTTTACTGGAAACAACGGGTACGGCATCGAATAACTGGACGAAGAAAACGCCCGCACTCAGCGCCGATATATTAGGCGACTGGAGAGAGGAAGTGATATTCAGAACATCGGATAACCAGCATCTCCGTATCTATACTACTACTATACCTACGCAGCATCGTATATACACACTTATGCATGATCCGCAATACCGGGTTGCCATTGCGTGGCAGAACGCTGCTTACAATCAGCCCCCGCATCCCGGATTTTACCTGGGTATGGATATGGGGCCTATCCCGGTACCGAATATTACCTATGCGGGCGTTCAAAAATGA
- a CDS encoding FecR family protein, whose protein sequence is MESRRQYDELLTRFLANGLTREEEETVQHWLSGDPENQRYFHEFMQTWRLTGAKNTIDYVLNEMDTSDKWKQFKETVIEEKQLPDTTEVLFHPVYEESEAFSETPVRQLRWRKGLVRVAAAAAIVFAIVVIGRLLVNEERPVRVVQQRVKATTAPVIQTLSNTSGKEKEITLPDGSVVILSDKSELNYREPFLERREVVLSGRAHFNITKDSRRPFKVISGDVATTVLGTEFLVTAFEKSDKIFVRLYTGKVVVNAVEKNNKWMKKGAYLAPGQEFIYSYTKGARVRSFRKVAPVVKSDDSIDIVPDNPMIPKNAKVPWFMFNNQLLGEVLDQLAGIYGVQIMYDEKDVRNKYFVGKFNKTDSLDIILKYITEVNGLRFTRTNDAYHIEKQSRMQ, encoded by the coding sequence ATGGAAAGCAGGCGTCAATATGATGAATTACTCACGAGGTTTTTGGCTAACGGGCTAACCAGGGAGGAAGAGGAAACAGTTCAACACTGGCTCTCCGGAGATCCGGAAAACCAGCGTTATTTCCATGAATTCATGCAAACCTGGCGCCTGACGGGAGCGAAAAATACGATTGACTATGTGCTGAATGAAATGGATACTTCGGATAAATGGAAGCAGTTCAAAGAAACGGTAATAGAGGAAAAACAACTGCCTGATACCACTGAAGTATTATTTCATCCTGTTTACGAAGAAAGCGAAGCATTTAGTGAAACGCCGGTCCGCCAGTTAAGGTGGCGGAAGGGGCTGGTTAGGGTAGCGGCTGCAGCTGCTATTGTTTTTGCGATAGTGGTGATTGGCAGATTGCTGGTAAATGAAGAAAGGCCTGTACGTGTTGTTCAGCAAAGAGTAAAGGCAACTACTGCTCCTGTTATACAAACGCTGTCAAATACTTCCGGTAAAGAAAAAGAGATCACACTGCCTGATGGTTCTGTGGTGATATTGTCCGATAAAAGTGAACTAAACTACCGGGAGCCTTTTCTAGAGCGCAGAGAGGTAGTGTTAAGTGGCAGGGCGCACTTCAACATAACAAAAGACAGCAGGAGACCATTTAAAGTAATAAGCGGTGACGTTGCTACTACTGTTCTTGGTACTGAGTTCCTGGTAACAGCATTCGAAAAGTCGGATAAGATCTTTGTAAGATTATATACGGGTAAGGTTGTGGTGAATGCGGTGGAGAAAAACAACAAGTGGATGAAGAAAGGCGCTTACCTGGCGCCGGGGCAGGAGTTTATTTATAGTTATACCAAGGGTGCGCGGGTGCGGTCGTTCCGGAAAGTAGCGCCGGTGGTAAAGAGTGATGATAGTATAGATATCGTACCTGATAATCCAATGATCCCCAAAAATGCGAAGGTGCCATGGTTCATGTTCAATAACCAGTTGCTGGGTGAAGTGCTGGATCAGCTGGCTGGTATTTATGGTGTTCAGATCATGTATGATGAAAAGGATGTAAGGAACAAATACTTTGTAGGAAAATTCAATAAAACAGATTCACTGGATATAATACTAAAATATATAACCGAGGTAAACGGACTCAGGTTTACCCGGACCAACGATGCCTATCATATCGAAAAGCAATCCCGCATGCAATAG
- a CDS encoding rhamnogalacturonan acetylesterase has translation MILTIDTSYLTGLARRCLLMPVLCVSAAVAAQPGLKFDFGKGEAAPGYIHVKENDRYNDTLRYGFEFGSSVRYGYNGGNDPMRDGFVTSDQPFYFSVKLPEGNYDIKLLFGDKQKPTIATVKAECRRLMAEKIVAEKGKFVTQVITVHVKDSVIRPDGRVVRLKPREIQYLHWDDKLTLEFGNKAASLCAIEIIPNTKATTIFLAGNSTVVDQPEEPWAAWGQMAPAFFRPELAAIANYAESGETLKAFQREKRLEKIWSMAKPGDYLFIEFTHNDQKPGGNHLDPFTSYKDTLKSWIAQARGRGLKPVLVTSMHRRNFDSSGRVVNTLLEYPDAMRSAAKEEGVPLIDLNAMSKTLYEAWGPERSIKAFVHFPANTFPGQKQELKDNTHFSTYGAYELAKCVVLGIRKIPELAVLLKSGIPEFDPARPDAYEAFDLPASAFSGVVKPDGN, from the coding sequence ATGATACTAACGATTGATACTTCTTATTTAACGGGCCTGGCCCGCCGTTGTTTGCTGATGCCTGTTTTGTGTGTTTCGGCAGCGGTTGCTGCGCAGCCGGGTCTGAAATTCGATTTCGGCAAAGGGGAAGCCGCCCCGGGATATATACATGTAAAAGAGAATGACCGCTATAATGATACATTGAGATATGGTTTTGAATTTGGCAGCAGTGTGCGTTATGGTTATAACGGGGGCAATGATCCCATGAGGGATGGATTTGTTACCAGTGACCAGCCTTTTTATTTCTCAGTAAAGCTGCCGGAGGGGAATTACGATATAAAGTTATTGTTCGGTGATAAGCAAAAGCCTACCATTGCGACGGTTAAAGCTGAGTGCAGGCGGCTGATGGCTGAGAAGATCGTTGCAGAGAAAGGTAAATTCGTTACCCAGGTTATAACGGTGCATGTGAAAGACAGCGTGATCCGGCCGGATGGCAGAGTAGTTCGGCTAAAGCCGCGCGAAATTCAATACCTGCATTGGGATGATAAACTAACGCTGGAATTTGGTAATAAGGCTGCTAGTCTTTGTGCTATAGAAATAATTCCGAATACGAAGGCTACCACTATTTTCCTGGCAGGGAACTCGACGGTGGTAGATCAGCCTGAAGAGCCCTGGGCGGCGTGGGGACAGATGGCTCCTGCCTTTTTCCGTCCTGAGCTGGCAGCGATCGCTAATTATGCTGAATCGGGAGAAACGCTGAAAGCTTTTCAGCGTGAGAAAAGGCTGGAAAAGATATGGTCTATGGCAAAGCCCGGCGACTATCTTTTTATTGAGTTCACGCATAATGATCAGAAGCCGGGTGGCAATCATCTTGATCCTTTTACTTCTTATAAAGACACGTTGAAAAGCTGGATTGCGCAAGCCAGGGGGAGGGGATTGAAGCCTGTACTTGTTACTTCCATGCACCGGCGAAATTTTGATTCTTCGGGTCGTGTTGTAAATACATTACTGGAATATCCAGATGCCATGCGTTCGGCTGCAAAAGAAGAAGGTGTGCCACTGATTGATCTGAATGCCATGAGTAAAACACTTTACGAGGCGTGGGGGCCGGAGCGTTCTATAAAAGCCTTTGTGCATTTTCCGGCTAACACATTTCCCGGTCAGAAACAGGAGCTGAAAGACAATACCCATTTCAGCACTTATGGCGCTTATGAACTCGCAAAATGCGTGGTGCTTGGTATCAGGAAGATACCGGAACTGGCAGTGCTGCTTAAAAGTGGTATACCGGAATTTGATCCTGCCCGTCCTGATGCTTATGAAGCTTTTGATTTGCCTGCAAGTGCTTTTTCCGGAGTGGTGAAGCCTGACGGGAACTAG
- a CDS encoding RagB/SusD family nutrient uptake outer membrane protein → MKRFNKLIYIAAFGALLSMPSCSKKFLDEELITARSTQDFETQDGLDGLVTGMYQSLRFHFNYEWAYSTTNYGTDEFAVGGDRTMQMWNSYDANLNSLTGDVATVWDNMYGAINSANIVIRNVPVYYKDETNKNTRLGEGYFMRAFNYFKLVKQYGGVPLKLQPSESVEYEFSRNTEKEVYAQIFNDFREAYKLLPGSVSQRGRLTKWAAAHFLAKAHLFRASELYNGWNGDTREADLDSAILYGNAVINSGVHSLAANYKDLWNYTGPDAANEALPEIILSAQFSNNTATQGRYGNQTHLFYLSIYQNLAGMVRDLAGGREFQRLRTTDYSIDIYDRVNDSRFWKSFKTTYLCNNPSGAPKWTKDNAPSSSLIDKVRFTGGQESIRYIVNDAGDARYTSSNITFRAPHMFVRYFQGEQQNLIGTHGNYTTSRFVGLSKFADGSRDVVASQFGRRDGILARLAETYLIVAEAYGRKGQYADALPYINAVRDRAAYKSGEDRSAYVDGGVAYKTNTAANTATYVSYSEKNSYYESNNITETTASTLSNMHLNAVTDIFESPREFYTKMGTASEKDKFVAFILNERSRELMGELMRWEDLARTKTLVKRCNLFNDEARPQEGQHYLRPIPQAFLDIIKKNGKPLTAAEKAAMQNPGW, encoded by the coding sequence ATGAAAAGGTTTAATAAACTTATTTATATTGCTGCTTTCGGAGCATTGCTTTCTATGCCTTCCTGCAGTAAAAAGTTTCTTGATGAAGAGCTCATCACTGCAAGAAGTACCCAGGATTTTGAGACACAAGACGGACTTGACGGGCTGGTAACGGGCATGTATCAATCTTTACGCTTTCATTTTAATTATGAGTGGGCGTATTCTACTACTAACTATGGTACTGATGAATTTGCTGTTGGTGGCGACAGGACCATGCAGATGTGGAATTCATATGATGCGAATCTGAATTCGCTGACGGGGGATGTGGCTACGGTTTGGGACAATATGTATGGCGCTATCAACTCCGCGAATATTGTTATCAGGAACGTGCCGGTATATTACAAGGATGAAACGAACAAGAATACAAGGCTGGGAGAAGGCTATTTTATGCGTGCCTTCAACTATTTCAAACTGGTGAAACAGTATGGTGGTGTGCCTTTAAAATTGCAGCCTTCTGAATCTGTTGAGTATGAATTCAGCAGGAATACAGAAAAAGAGGTTTATGCGCAGATCTTCAATGATTTTCGTGAAGCGTATAAGCTATTGCCTGGTAGTGTATCGCAAAGGGGACGTTTAACCAAATGGGCGGCTGCGCATTTCCTGGCGAAAGCACATTTGTTCCGTGCCAGTGAATTGTATAACGGCTGGAATGGTGATACACGCGAAGCTGATCTTGACAGTGCGATTTTATATGGTAATGCTGTGATCAACAGTGGTGTGCACTCTTTGGCAGCGAATTATAAGGATCTGTGGAACTACACCGGCCCTGATGCGGCCAATGAGGCGTTGCCGGAAATTATTCTTTCTGCTCAGTTCTCCAATAATACGGCTACCCAGGGCAGGTATGGTAATCAAACACATCTTTTCTATCTGTCTATTTACCAGAACCTTGCAGGTATGGTGAGAGACCTTGCCGGCGGCAGAGAGTTTCAGCGTTTACGCACCACAGATTATTCCATTGATATTTACGACAGGGTAAATGATTCCAGGTTCTGGAAAAGCTTTAAAACAACTTATCTCTGTAACAATCCTTCCGGTGCTCCTAAATGGACGAAGGATAATGCGCCAAGCAGCTCTTTGATCGATAAGGTACGTTTTACCGGTGGGCAGGAGTCGATCCGTTACATTGTAAATGATGCGGGTGACGCCCGTTATACTTCCTCGAATATAACTTTCCGTGCGCCTCATATGTTTGTGCGTTATTTCCAGGGAGAGCAACAGAATCTCATTGGTACGCATGGGAACTATACTACTTCGCGTTTTGTAGGACTTTCCAAGTTTGCCGATGGTTCAAGGGATGTGGTTGCTTCGCAATTTGGCAGGCGGGATGGTATATTGGCACGGTTGGCTGAAACCTATCTTATTGTAGCGGAAGCATATGGCCGTAAAGGGCAATATGCAGATGCGCTTCCTTATATCAATGCGGTACGTGACCGCGCTGCTTATAAATCGGGAGAGGACCGTTCTGCTTATGTAGATGGTGGTGTTGCCTATAAAACCAATACTGCTGCCAATACTGCCACGTATGTTTCCTATTCTGAAAAGAACAGCTATTACGAATCGAATAATATTACAGAAACAACGGCCAGTACGCTGAGCAATATGCATCTGAATGCCGTAACAGATATTTTTGAGTCGCCTCGTGAGTTTTATACTAAAATGGGGACAGCCAGTGAGAAAGATAAGTTTGTTGCATTTATTTTGAACGAACGATCCCGTGAGCTGATGGGTGAGTTGATGCGCTGGGAAGACCTTGCAAGAACTAAAACGCTTGTAAAACGTTGCAATTTGTTCAATGACGAGGCCAGGCCCCAGGAAGGGCAGCATTATCTGCGGCCTATTCCTCAGGCATTCCTGGATATTATCAAGAAAAACGGCAAACCGCTGACGGCTGCAGAAAAAGCTGCGATGCAGAATCCAGGCTGGTAA